From the genome of Mycoplasmopsis bovis PG45:
TCACGGAGCATATGATCTTATTTGTCAGCCATATTGTGCCTATATAGTTAGCAAAAATATGCCAAGATCAACACTAAAATTGTTAAAAGATTCAGGACATTCGCAATGGTCAGATAGTATACTTTATGAGCTAGTTAAGGCAACTGATAATTATGCATTAGATTATTTTGCAAGAAAGGACTTAAATGGCTAAGTCTATTAGGTCATTTTTCCCATTAGCCAGCAAAATAGTCTATTTGGACTCAGCAGCACTTTCATTAAAGCCTAAATTTGCAAGCAAAGAGAGTGATAACTTTTACAATTTGTATTCAGTAAGTACTAGAACTAACAACTCTCCTTTAGGTATATACACATACAAAGTAATGAATGAAGTAAGAGAAAAAATTGCCACTCTTACTGATTCAGAAAGTGATGAAGTTATATTCACTTCTGGGACAACTGATTCTCTTAATAAATTTGCTCAAATGTATTCAAAAATATTGAAACAAGGTGATGAAATAATTCTTCATGGTTACAACCATTCATCTAACTTAATACCATGACTTGTTATAGCGAAAGAGAAAAATTTACCTGTTAAAATTATCGACGATGCCAATCTAGAAAAGCATATTGGCAAGAAGACAAAAGTTGTTGCTTTTTCTCAATTAACCAATAACTTTCAAGCAAAAGTTGACATTGATAAAGTATACAAAAGGTGTCAAGAAGTTGGAGCCATTTTGGTAAATGATGCTGCACAAGCCATAGTTTATGAAAAAGTTAGTTTAAAAAATTGCGATGTGATTGCTTTTAGTGCAAATAAATTTTATGGTCCTACTGGACTAGGAGCACTAATTGTTAAAAAAAGTATTTTAGATAATTTGCAACCTGTTACTTATGGCGGTGGAACAGTTAACTTAATAAGCAAAGACAAAAGTTTTATAATTAAGAACAGTATTGAAAAATTCGAACCTGGAACACCTAATTTTTCCGCTATTTTTATGTTTAACAAGTCAATTGACTTTTTTAATCAATTTGTAGGATATGATAAAAGCAAGAAAATCTTAAATGAGTTAAGTAACTATGCATATGACCAGTTATTAATGGTGCCCAATATTGAAATTTATTCAAAAAAGGATGATCATATAATTCTTTTTAATATTAAAGATATTAACTCTCAAGATGTGGCTCATTTTTTAGGAACCAACAACATATATGTAAGATCTGGAATTTTCTGTGCGCACTATTTAAAAAACTTTTATTGCAACGATTCATTTGTTAGAGTTTCCTTGGGAATTTATAATAACAAAAGTGATATAAATAAATTAGTAGAAACATTAAAAAAAGGAGGTGATTTCATTGTCCTATAGTTTTCAAGAGAAAAGAGAAATTATTATGCACAATTATTTGAATCCTTCTTTTAAAAGTGCAGTAACCAATAAAAAAATTGAATCATTTAGCAACTCATGTGGTGATTATTTAGAGGCCGAATATTCAATTGAAAATGGAGTTATTAAAAACCTTCATTTTAATGGCAATGGGTGTGCATATTTTATGTCATCATCTAATTTACTATGCAAATATTTAAATGACAAAAGCATTAACGAATCACTTTATTTTATAGACTTATTTGAAAAAGATATTAAGAATCAATTATTAAGCGATGATGATAAGAAAATGCTGGGTGAGTTGTTAGTTTTTGACAATGTTAACCAACACGCAAATAGGCTAGATTGCATTCAAATGTTAAGCAAACCACTAAAAGAAAATTTAAAAAATGAACAATAAAAATATAATATTTCACATAGATTTTGACTCATATTTTGTAAGCGCACATAGATCAAAAGACCATAAACTAAAAAATAAGCCAGTTGCTGTTTCGAATGGACTCAGCAGATCAATTTGCTCTAGTATTTCTTATGAGTTAAAAAATGTTGGAATTAAGGTTGGCTGACCTAGATTTATGATAGAGAAAAAAATGCCTGACACAATTTTTGTTGAGCCGAATTTTGATTTGTACTACACAACTTCTAACAATATTTTTGATTATATTGCTTCAAACTATACTGCCAATATTGAAGTAGGTTCGATTGATGAATGCTGGGTTGATGTGACTTCAATATCAGAAGGAAAAAATCCTGTTGCGCTGGCTAGAAAAATACAAGAAGATATCAAGGAAATCTTTGATATCCCTGTTTCTATAGGTATTTCATATTCAAAATGAGCAGCTAAAATGGCTAGTGATTTAGCAAAACCTTTTGGTGTTAAATTTATTGAAAACAATGAGGATTTAGAGTCGCAAATTTGACCATTAAATATCAAAAAATACTATGGAATAGGCGAAAAGACAGCAGACAAATTAGTAAAGGCTGACGTAAAAACTATAGGAAACCTAGCACGTTCTAGTGAATTAAGTCCTGAATTGTATATGATATTCAGAAACAGACTGTCATCTTTTATTAATGAAGCTAGAGGAAATGGCACCGATAAATTAACATATGAGCATAATAATCTAAAGGGCATTGGAAATGAACTAACATTTCCTCTTTATGACTTCTATGAACGAAGCGAAATATATAAAGTTATAAAAAGTTTAGCTAATAAAATTAGTCTCAGAGCACAAAATAGAAATGTTGTTGGTTTCACATTAACAATTATCATAAGAAGTGTTTCGAAAGTATGAAAAGGCAAGCAAATGAAGTTAGTCGAACCAACTAATGATGTTGAAACAATTTATAAAAATGCAATAGTGTTATTTGAAAAATTATGAAAAGAACAACCAATTAGGGGCGTTGGCGTAAGGCTGACAAACCTAATCAATGAATTTGATCACTTCAAGCAACTAACTATTTTTGATACTTATGAAGAACGTCAACAAGAGACCAAAGTAAATAATATAATTAATGATATAAACAAAAAAGCTGGAAAAGTTATTTTAAAAACGGGATATCGCGTTTCTAAAGAAAAAATAAAAGAGTCTGTACAAAGTAGATACTTGGAAGATGATTTAGGTATAAGAAAGTAGGAAATATGAGAATCGGATTATTTGGTGGGTCATTTAACCCTGTTCATAATGGGCATATAAAAATTGCAGAATATGCCTATAAAACAATGAATTTAGACAAAATTTATTTTATACCTACTGCTATTAGCCCATTTAAAAAGAAAAACACTGTTGCGCCAGACAATGACAGAATTAATATGCTTAACCTAGCATTAGAAAATTTTAATGGCAATTCTGAAGTGTCACTATTTGAAATAAAACGCGGCGGAGTTAGCTATACATTTGAAACGATAAGATACTTTAAGAACAAGTTTCCAAATGATGAATTATTTTTTATTATAGGTTCTGATTTGCTTCCTAAGTTTCATAAATGGGAATTCGTTGATGAAATGACTCAAAAGTGTCAATTTGTTGTGTACAAGAGAAACAAAAATATTAATAAAATCAATGCCAAAAAATATGGCTTAAAAATAATGAATAATCCAATTTTCAGTGAATCATCAACAAAAGTTAGACAAGGGGAGTTAAATTTAACCGATCCTAAAGTTAATAAATATATAGGAAATAATTTTTTATATGCTAAGGAAATAATTCATTCTTTATTGACAGCAAAGCGAGCTAAGCATTGTGTTTCAGCTGCTGAATTTGCTGTTACACTAGCAAAATCGATAAATTATGATGCTAAAAAGGCATATTATGCAGGACTATTTCATGACATATGTAAAGAGTTAGATGAAAAAGATTCTAGAGCATTTATTGGACAATTCATTAATGATTCTTTTGATCCTATTAAGTTACCTTCATATAAACTTCATCAAGTTGCCGGCGCCTTATGGTTTAAATATATTTATATGAATGATGATGAAGAAATTTTTAATGCCATTAAAGTACACACTTCCCTTGCGCTTGAACTATCAACCTTAGATAAAATTCTATATATAGCAGACAAAATTTGTGATGGGCGTGCTTTTGCTGGGGTGCAAAAATTAAGAAAATTGGCATTAGAAAATTTTGATGAGTGCTTTAAAGAAGTTGTCAACAGAAACATTGAATATAATCTTGCCAAAAACATAAGTTTTAGTAAAGAACAAAATGAAATCAATAATAAATGAAACAAATAGAATGTGATAAAAATATGCAAGAGTTATTTAGAGTTCAAAAATTAATAGCACAATCTGGATTAATGTCTAGACGCGAAGCTGAAAAAATGATTTCTAGTGGATTAGTCTTTGTTAATGGAATTAAGGCTTCGCTGGGAGATAAGGCAAGCGCTGATGATGAAATTAAGGTTAATGGAAAAATACTGAATTTGACTAAAAGCCCTGTTTTTAAGTATTTCTTGCTTAATAAACCTAAAAATTCTATTACAACCTCTAATGATCCAAAAGGACGCCGTACAGTTATTGATTTAATTAACACAAATGAAAGAATTGTTCCTGTTGGAAGATTAGACAGAAACACTACTGGTGTACTATTATTAACAACTGATTATGAATTAGTAAATAAGCTAACACATCCTAAATATGAAATCGAAAGAGTGTATAGAGCTAGAATTGATAGTCCATTAACTCTTAAAGAATTTAAGGAGTTAAATGCAAGAATTGAAATTGACGGAAAAATGAGTCGCCAAATAGTGGATCAAGTTGATACAAAAAGCTATTTAGTTTCACTGCATGTTGGTTCATATCACCATGTCAAGAAGCTGTTTGAGAAAATTGGGCACAAGGTACTTACTTTAAAAAGAGTTTCCTATGCTAACTTAACAGTGGATAAACTACCCGAAGGTATGTATAGAGAATTAACACTTAAAGAAGTAAGAAATCTTAAACTTTTAGTAGAAAAACAAGAAAAAAATTTATGTCAAAAAGAAAAATAAAGTTAGTTGCTATATCTTCATTATCTTTGTCTCTTGCAACTGTCTCTGCAAGTTGTCAAGGGAGTTTTTATAGGCAAAAGGATGTATTTGATACTGAATTTTCTAAGGATATGTTTGATTACTACAATCAGTATAAAAATGTATGAACTAAGATAAATAAATTTATCGAAAACGATTCATATAAAAAATACTATTTAGACAACTACAAAAAAATTGATTTAATTACCAAAGAGTGAAAAAATGTTGTCGATACAATCTTGCCTTATATGAAGACAATCGAAAATGGAGACCAGGAGTACAATTTAGAATTAGGCTATAAAACAGGCATAAATGGAACTTTTATTCCTATTAATAGTTCAATTAAGGGAGCTGATTTATTTAACGAATTAACAGATAAACCAGTAGGAAAAGAAGTAAATATAAGAACTAATATTGGTTATATTTCCATTCTTAATGAGGAAGTTAACAACATTATAAGTGATTATGTTAAAGACTTAAAAGAAAGCAAATCTGATTCATTATTTAAAAGTTTTTGCAATGAATTTGATTTTTTACCAGGTTGACCATTATTTAAAAATCTAAAATCTAAAGAGAGACATAGATATCAAAGTTTATTTTTAGATAGCTTAAGCAAAAAATATTCTGGAATGCAAAGCGAGTATTCACGTAAATTTTTTGATTCTCAAAAAGTTAATATTGACTACAAAAACATAAGAGGAATTACTCCAGAAGGCAATACATATCACACACATGCTTTGGTAAACTTATGATATGAATGAAATAAAGTAGTTTTACCAGAAGTTGATGATTCTGCAAACGGTTCTGACAAAAGGCTTTGAAAAGGCAACAAGATTTATGAAACTGTTGAGTTTTTTAAAAAACTCTATAAAACAGCTGAACAAGTTAAAAAGGATCATAACAGTAAGTTAATTTTAAGATTTGTCAAAAATGATAAATCTAATAATTCAAATAATAATTATAAAGAATATGAATTTGAAACTCTTTTTGACAAATTCATTCTTTCTTTAGTTGATGATAAGGAAAAATGGAATATAAAAATATATCCAAGCGACCTTAACTACAATGATTTTGCATTTGTATTTAAAAACTTATTTCAAGAACTTATTGACATAAGTGCAAAAATCGACTTTACAATTAAGAATTATAAGAACTAACTATATAATTTAAATAATATTAATTAGGGGATGTATATGAAAACAATGTTAGATGTTGCTATTGAATTTTTATTAGAAAAATCAGGTGGCAGTCAGTATATGGAATTTAATACTATTTTTGATGAAGTTGAAGCACAACTTAAGTCAAAATGAGAAAAGGAAGCGACTCAAAAAGAGCTTGAATATAGCAAGATTCGTCAAAATAAAATTGGCGAGTTATATCGTTTATTAACAGTTGATTCACGATTTGAAAGAAATAATCAAGGTCTTTGAATCACTAGAGAAGGTTTTGAATAAGAATGTCAGAAAAATACACACTTACTAATGCAAAAGATATTTTGTTAGATGCCAAGAAAAACAAATATGCTGTTCCACATATAAATATAAATAATCTAGAGTGAACCAAAAACATTTTGGTTACTGCTAACGAATTAAGATCTCCTGTTATTCTAGGTGCAAGTATGGGAGCAATTAAATATATGGGTGGTTTTAAAACTGTTGCTTCATTAGTTAAGTCATTAGTTAGTGACTTAAAAATTTCTGTGCCAGTTGTTCTCCATTTAGATCATGGAGATTTTGAATCATGTTTTAAAGCAATTGAGGCCGGTTTTACTTCAGTTATGTTTGATGGTTCAATGCTTTCTATGGATGAAAATTTAGAAAGAACTAAAGCAGTTGTAGAATTTGCAAAGAGATTTAATGTCTCGGTTGAAGCTGAAGTTGGTGCTATTGGCGGCGAAGAAGATGGAATTGCATCTGCTGGTGTTATTTCGAATGTTTCTGATGCACTTAAGATGAAGGAAACAGGTATAGATGTTTTAGCTGCTGGAATTGGTAATATCCATGGTAAGTATCCTGAATCATGAAAATCATTAGACTTTGAAACATTAAGCAAAATTTCTAATGCTACTGATATCGGAATAGTTTTACATGGTGGCAGCGGAATTCCAACTGAGCAAGTTGTCAAAGCTATAAGTCTAGGTGTTACAAAAATTAATGTAAACACGGAATTGCAATTAGCTTTTGCGGACGCAGTGGAAAAATTTGTGTTATCTGGCGAATCTAAAAAGGGCAAGAACTTTGACCCAAGAAAACTATTAGCTACCGGATGCAAAGCTATATGTGAAACAGTAAAAGAGAAAATTGTTATATTCAATTCACAAAATAGATACTAAAAATTTGAGAAAAATCTAACCATTTTCCCAAATTTTTTTATTTTCAAATTCAATCCAAAAATAAAGATTTCATTAGTGTGTGAAGAAACTAAAAACAATTTTACCAATAATGTTTTTGCCGTATTCATTAGTTAGTTGCACAAACATAGCTAACTATTATTTAAAAGGCACAAAAATTAATTCAAATATAAATGTAATTGATGGAGATACTGTTTCATTTTTGGAAAATGATAAGAAAAAATATATTAGACTTTTTGGTATTGACACCCCTGAAACATTTAAAAATGACAACAAAAATTTAGCGAAATTTGAAAATTATTATGCACACCAAGCTAGGATTTTTTTAAATCATATAGTTTGAAACAAAGAATTGTTTTATAAGTTTATTAAATATGATAAATATAATCGAATTATAGCCATTTTATACTATAAAACAGGTAAAAACGAATACACTGATGCTGGCTTAGAATTAGTTAAGAATGGCTATGCTAGAGTGCACTATATTTCTGATTCTCCTACTGATAAATATGGAGTTAATGAGAAAAATTTAATAGAGTATTTTTACAAACTTAAAAAAGAAGAAAACAAGGCCAAAATGAATTTAGTTAATATTTGAAAACACAACCAAAGGCACGTCTTTTATAAGCCATAAATTTTATTGGCAATTTTCATTTTAAATATATAATTTAAAAGCAATTTATAATAAATTGTTCTTTACTAGTGGGAGATTAAATCGCTAGAACCACATTATCGAGAGGATAACAAAATATGGCAAAATCAAAAGCTGATATTGTTCGTGTTCGTAAGTTACAATTTAATGCTGGTCAAGCTAAACCTGGTCCTGCTTTAGCAGGTGTGGGTATTAATATGCCAGAATTTACACGTGCATTTAACGACGCAACACGTGATAGAGGTAATGAACCTGTTCCTGTTCAAATTACTGTTTACAATGACAAATCGTTTGAATTCAAACTTTTCACTTCGCCAGCAAGTTACAAATTAAAGCAAGCTGCAAAGATTGAAAGTGGAAGTTCAAATGCTAAGACAACTAAAGTTGCAACTATTACTGTTGATCAATTAAGAGAAATTGCTCAATACAAATTACCTGACTTAAATACTGATGATGTCGAAGCTGCAATGGCAATTATTGCTGGTACAGCAAGAAATATGGGAATTTTAATTGATGGCTATGAAGGCGGCAAAGTTAAAAAGTCTACTAAAACTGAAGGAGATAAATAATGTCTGCAAAAGGCGGAAAGAAAATTCAAAACGCTAGAAGCTCATTTGACAAAAACATTGCTTACGAATTAACAGAAGCAGTTGAAATAGTTAAGAGAACTTCATATGCAAAATTTGATGCCTCAGTTGATTTAGTATTTAAGTTAAACCTTGATGTTAGAAAAGCTGACCAACAATTACGTGGATCAGTACTACTTCCAAATGGAACAGGTAAATCAATTTCAGTATTAGTTGTTACAAATAATGTTGAAAAACAAA
Proteins encoded in this window:
- the fba gene encoding class II fructose-1,6-bisphosphate aldolase, encoding MSEKYTLTNAKDILLDAKKNKYAVPHININNLEWTKNILVTANELRSPVILGASMGAIKYMGGFKTVASLVKSLVSDLKISVPVVLHLDHGDFESCFKAIEAGFTSVMFDGSMLSMDENLERTKAVVEFAKRFNVSVEAEVGAIGGEEDGIASAGVISNVSDALKMKETGIDVLAAGIGNIHGKYPESWKSLDFETLSKISNATDIGIVLHGGSGIPTEQVVKAISLGVTKINVNTELQLAFADAVEKFVLSGESKKGKNFDPRKLLATGCKAICETVKEKIVIFNSQNRY
- a CDS encoding pseudouridine synthase; the protein is MQELFRVQKLIAQSGLMSRREAEKMISSGLVFVNGIKASLGDKASADDEIKVNGKILNLTKSPVFKYFLLNKPKNSITTSNDPKGRRTVIDLINTNERIVPVGRLDRNTTGVLLLTTDYELVNKLTHPKYEIERVYRARIDSPLTLKEFKELNARIEIDGKMSRQIVDQVDTKSYLVSLHVGSYHHVKKLFEKIGHKVLTLKRVSYANLTVDKLPEGMYRELTLKEVRNLKLLVEKQEKNLCQKEK
- a CDS encoding thermonuclease family protein; protein product: MKKLKTILPIMFLPYSLVSCTNIANYYLKGTKINSNINVIDGDTVSFLENDKKKYIRLFGIDTPETFKNDNKNLAKFENYYAHQARIFLNHIVWNKELFYKFIKYDKYNRIIAILYYKTGKNEYTDAGLELVKNGYARVHYISDSPTDKYGVNEKNLIEYFYKLKKEENKAKMNLVNIWKHNQRHVFYKP
- the rpoE gene encoding DNA-directed RNA polymerase subunit delta, whose amino-acid sequence is MKTMLDVAIEFLLEKSGGSQYMEFNTIFDEVEAQLKSKWEKEATQKELEYSKIRQNKIGELYRLLTVDSRFERNNQGLWITREGFE
- a CDS encoding aminotransferase class V-fold PLP-dependent enzyme yields the protein MAKSIRSFFPLASKIVYLDSAALSLKPKFASKESDNFYNLYSVSTRTNNSPLGIYTYKVMNEVREKIATLTDSESDEVIFTSGTTDSLNKFAQMYSKILKQGDEIILHGYNHSSNLIPWLVIAKEKNLPVKIIDDANLEKHIGKKTKVVAFSQLTNNFQAKVDIDKVYKRCQEVGAILVNDAAQAIVYEKVSLKNCDVIAFSANKFYGPTGLGALIVKKSILDNLQPVTYGGGTVNLISKDKSFIIKNSIEKFEPGTPNFSAIFMFNKSIDFFNQFVGYDKSKKILNELSNYAYDQLLMVPNIEIYSKKDDHIILFNIKDINSQDVAHFLGTNNIYVRSGIFCAHYLKNFYCNDSFVRVSLGIYNNKSDINKLVETLKKGGDFIVL
- a CDS encoding iron-sulfur cluster assembly scaffold protein, with translation MHNYLNPSFKSAVTNKKIESFSNSCGDYLEAEYSIENGVIKNLHFNGNGCAYFMSSSNLLCKYLNDKSINESLYFIDLFEKDIKNQLLSDDDKKMLGELLVFDNVNQHANRLDCIQMLSKPLKENLKNEQ
- a CDS encoding MAG0770 family lipoprotein → MSKRKIKLVAISSLSLSLATVSASCQGSFYRQKDVFDTEFSKDMFDYYNQYKNVWTKINKFIENDSYKKYYLDNYKKIDLITKEWKNVVDTILPYMKTIENGDQEYNLELGYKTGINGTFIPINSSIKGADLFNELTDKPVGKEVNIRTNIGYISILNEEVNNIISDYVKDLKESKSDSLFKSFCNEFDFLPGWPLFKNLKSKERHRYQSLFLDSLSKKYSGMQSEYSRKFFDSQKVNIDYKNIRGITPEGNTYHTHALVNLWYEWNKVVLPEVDDSANGSDKRLWKGNKIYETVEFFKKLYKTAEQVKKDHNSKLILRFVKNDKSNNSNNNYKEYEFETLFDKFILSLVDDKEKWNIKIYPSDLNYNDFAFVFKNLFQELIDISAKIDFTIKNYKN
- a CDS encoding Y-family DNA polymerase; this translates as MNNKNIIFHIDFDSYFVSAHRSKDHKLKNKPVAVSNGLSRSICSSISYELKNVGIKVGWPRFMIEKKMPDTIFVEPNFDLYYTTSNNIFDYIASNYTANIEVGSIDECWVDVTSISEGKNPVALARKIQEDIKEIFDIPVSIGISYSKWAAKMASDLAKPFGVKFIENNEDLESQIWPLNIKKYYGIGEKTADKLVKADVKTIGNLARSSELSPELYMIFRNRLSSFINEARGNGTDKLTYEHNNLKGIGNELTFPLYDFYERSEIYKVIKSLANKISLRAQNRNVVGFTLTIIIRSVSKVWKGKQMKLVEPTNDVETIYKNAIVLFEKLWKEQPIRGVGVRLTNLINEFDHFKQLTIFDTYEERQQETKVNNIINDINKKAGKVILKTGYRVSKEKIKESVQSRYLEDDLGIRK
- a CDS encoding nicotinate-nucleotide adenylyltransferase produces the protein MRIGLFGGSFNPVHNGHIKIAEYAYKTMNLDKIYFIPTAISPFKKKNTVAPDNDRINMLNLALENFNGNSEVSLFEIKRGGVSYTFETIRYFKNKFPNDELFFIIGSDLLPKFHKWEFVDEMTQKCQFVVYKRNKNINKINAKKYGLKIMNNPIFSESSTKVRQGELNLTDPKVNKYIGNNFLYAKEIIHSLLTAKRAKHCVSAAEFAVTLAKSINYDAKKAYYAGLFHDICKELDEKDSRAFIGQFINDSFDPIKLPSYKLHQVAGALWFKYIYMNDDEEIFNAIKVHTSLALELSTLDKILYIADKICDGRAFAGVQKLRKLALENFDECFKEVVNRNIEYNLAKNISFSKEQNEINNKWNK